A genomic segment from Centroberyx gerrardi isolate f3 chromosome 22, fCenGer3.hap1.cur.20231027, whole genome shotgun sequence encodes:
- the c1ql3a gene encoding complement C1q-like protein 3: protein MVLVLVILIPVLVNSAGTAAHYEMLGTCRMVCDPYGTKSPTSTATADTVRDNSLVQSLPTFIQGPKGEPGRPGKAGPRGPPGEPGPPGPTGPPGEKGEPGRPGLPGPPGPNAAGAISAATYSTVPKIAFYAGLKKQHEGYEVLKFDDVVTNLGNHYDPTTGKFTCSIPGIYFFTYHVLMRGGDGTSMWADLCKNNQVRASAIAQDADQNYDYASNSAVLHLEPGDEVYIKLDGGKAHGGNNNKYSTFSGFIIYAD, encoded by the exons atggttctggttctggtcaTCCTCATCCCGGTTTTGGTCAACTCAGCTGGGACGGCGGCGCACTACGAGATGCTTGGTACCTGTAGGATGGTGTGCGACCCCTACGGCACTAAATCCCCGACCAGCACCGCCACGGCGGACACGGTTCGAGACAACAGCCTCGTCCAGTCTTTACCCACTTTTATCCAAGGTCCAAAAGGGGAACCGGGTCGTCCGGGGAAGGCAGGTCCCAGGGGTCCCCCCGGCGAGCCGGGACCGCCTGGTCCGACGGGGCCACCCGGGGAGAAAGGAGAACCGGGTCGACCTGGTTTACCGGGCCCTCCAGGACCCAACGCGGCCGGAGCCATCAGCGCTGCCACTTACAGCACCGTGCCCAAGATCGCCTTTTACGCAGGGCTGAAAAAGCAACATGAGGGCTACGAGGTGCTGAAGTTCGACGACGTGGTGACCAACCTGGGAAACCATTACGATCCGACCACGGGAAAGTTCACATGCTCCATCCCCGGGATTTATTTCTTCACCTACCACGTCCTGATGCGCGGAGGGGACGGCACCAGCATGTGGGCTGATCTGTGCAAAAACaaccag GTGCGTGCCAGTGCCATAGCCCAGGATGCTGACCAGAACTATGACTATGCCAGCAACAGTGCTGTGTTGCATCTGGAGCCAGGAGACGAGGTCTACATTAAACTAGATGGAGGCAAAGCTCATGGCGGCAACAACAACAAGTACAGCACCTTCTCTGGATTCATCATCTACGCTGACTAG